Genomic DNA from Lactuca sativa cultivar Salinas chromosome 8, Lsat_Salinas_v11, whole genome shotgun sequence:
GGTGGTGGTGAACCTTAGAAGCTAGAAACAAGCTTGGATCTAGATGTCTTCCATCATTCTCcatctccagaaggtaaaaagttccCACTTGATGATTAAGTTGCTAGATCTAGCTTGCATGATGATAATATGAGCTTTTGTCCCCAAATATGGCCTTTCTTGTGTATGGCATGCTATAGAACGTTTGGGTTGTCCTTTTGGATGTATTTCCAAGGGACCCCCGATCTAGATTGCGAGTACGTGGGTCGTACATGCCGAGTACGTTGGGAGTACTTAGTCTAAGTTGACTTTTTGGAgtagactttgactttgaccaaggctGACCAAGTTtaacttaagggtattttgaAGAATAGTTGAGTCTTGGTCTCTATCTGTTGAATATGTGACCTGTAGAGCCGGTATTTGGAGCAGTTTATCGTTTAGCTTTTCATCAAACtaaaaggtgagttttcctcatagTACTTacaagtcgaaggcaccaatgccggcccattggattgattTCCTATTATACATTGCTTTATGATATTATAAGTATGggatagatctgtatgattatatgatagttgATTCTATGAGTAGACCGATAGATCTGTTAATTATGTTTGTTATCTActatatgttgacatattgtgttgggttgagactTGACTGCTATGTGCGTGAGTCAACAGATTgggggtattccagtccgatgactgagttCGATGACTAAGTGGGCTCGTTGTATActggtattccagtccgatgactaagTGGACCTGTTGTATATTAGCATTCCAGTTCGATGACTGATTACACCAGGGGGTAATCCAACCTAATGGTTGTGAACCCATGGATATTCTAGTCTGATGACTAATTAGACCCGACATGCTTGTTCGTTTATGATATGTgttttgtgtggtggtactttaggggaaactcactaagcgttgggttatagtttttggttatgtttttcaggtacttccgaggatcatGGGAAGGCAAAGGCCTGGCCGTACCCATCCTGCTTTTTATGTTGTTGATCTTGGGAGACTTTTTTTTgaacaatgttttgaaaacaatagtTTCGCAAACACCTATATTAGTAAATGggttgattttaaaagtttaaattggttgtgatttttgagatgttacaagttggtattagaggcttggtttgagcgaattggaggaacacttgtgtgaatccagtcccaaactaaggaactgcaatggttttaaaaatggttttcaaaaataattaaaaaaggatgtgatgtgtacgatcattcggagccagtaagtagaccccaagttaccacattgttatttgatattatatgatgcctgatggcctagggttcttccttatatgaaattgacatcattactgtagttacttagtgtatgcatcaaaattatacatacctaagattttatagcatgagaatgtttTATTTATCCTTATTTCATGTTtcttttttggttgtgggcttagggtagaatcaagtatttgactgtctataggatccagtgttatgtatgattagcttACACGAGtgatgcagggttggtggaagtttcatggatgagttatgtGGGGTCAGTCGACCAATCGATGGATATCTAGCCTTTCTCTAGGAAGTGAGAATAGGATGCTTGCGTATTCTAATGAGTGTTTCTAGGGTCGTTGTGATGACCCCCTAAGACATATACGGGTAGGTACAGAATGTAGTATAGGCCTGTACTATTGGAAGAACAAAAGCCATACGCATAGTAGGGatgtcacaacccctagggttttttgGGAATGGTTCCTATGGTATGATATGCGTTTTATCTTATATCTCTctagtttattttcagtatggtgattacAAGGTGATTTGAGTCAGGATCCTGATCAGGAGCCGAAGCAGGTGGCCAGGATGGGCCAAGTTTGACTGAGGACTGAGTTAGGAGATAATTCATGATGAGGTTGTTTCTATTCTTCGAGGGCATATAccagagttgtttgggtctatcaagaccgccatgatggaGTTCTTTTATGACCCATACGTTGCACTTTCAGAGACGGCTGCTGCTACAGTCACTATAGTCGTCGTTGTGAAAGGGATTGGCTTTGGGAGAGCCTTCTAGTACTGAGGCTtcaataatacgaagcccccggtGTTTGACGgggttcaggatccgatcattgCCATGAGGTGGCTGTtagatgttgagggatgtttctttacttTCTCCTGCCCAGCTGACCAGAGGGTCAAGTGCGCTCTGAACCTTCTTAGGtatggagcgaaggattggtggagactgatTACTAGTTCATACACTCCAGAGCAGAGGGATCCAATACAACAGGAGCAGTTCTCTGAGATGTTCCGCTCGAGATATGTTCCATTGGTGGAGCGGGAGAGGCTGGCTTAGGAGTACTTTGATCTGAGACAAGGGactgagtcggtgacggagatcaccatgaTGTTTACAGAGAGAGccatgttttgccctgagtttgctgcttctgagcaagctcagatgacccgATACTTGAGTATACTCAATATGGACATCCATCAATTCGTGTCTACACAGCGCTATGGTTCACTggtggagttgcaggaggccgccaggcagcGAAGCGGTTGAAGGCCAATGATGTGAGATCTAGGAGTCATAGGGGCCGTACTTATGGGAAGTGCATCAAGGTTCATGATGATGCTTGCCGATCTTCTTATGGATTCCACAAATATGGCAGGCAGGGCCACACTACGAGTTACTACCATTAGCAGGTTCCAGTACCTAGCACCAGGATTTGTTGTCACTATGACCAAGTGGTCCATCTGAAGGCCAGGTGTCCCTTGCTTGCTGCTAGACCAGCACATGCTCCAACGCCGGCTAATCTGAGAATCACTGATGGGAGCCAATGCAAggtggagcccccgagggctcgaggtcgCGCTTTTCAGCACACGGCAGAGGAGGCCAGGGTGGCTCCAGATGTCGTGATGGGTATGCTTCTATTTATTGTTTTGTTActtattttatggtatgcttatAGTTATGATTCTATTAGGTACCTTCCTAGTGAACTTTATGCCTTTTCTTGTGTTTTTTTGgctcaggtgcgagtcggtcttttgtatcccaGATATTTATTagggagtttgatatgcctattgggGAGTTAGAGTATCCATTGCGGGTTTCTATCACCAATGAACACAAGGTTTCTACATCGAGATTGTATCAGGGTTATGTATTGGAGATCTTAGGGGTCCCTTATCCATTTGATATaatccctatccccatgggggatgtatgcttgatagtagggatggattggttaatcAAGTTTGGTGCTATGATAGATTGCGAGGGCCAGTGAGTAGTAGTTCGAACTACGAGTGGAGGAGAAttggttatctatggagagggtaccagggTTGGTTTAGGATTTTGTTCGACATTCAGGGCTCAACAGTATATTCAACATGGTTATGCGGTTTATCTTTCCTATGTGGTTTATACTCGGATGGGGAAGCAGGTCTCGGTTTCAGATGTGTCAATTCTTAGGGAGTTTTtcgatgtattcccagaggagttAACTAGTGTGCCTCCTAAAAGGTAGGTTGAGCTCTCGAATGATCTAGTGTTAGGTGCGGCTCCGATTGCCAAGGCGCCGTACCGTTTGAcaccacccgagatgcaggagttgtcttctTAGCTTATGTGTACCAAAAAGAaataagttaattgttttttagtGTTTGTTAAATTCTATTTATACatgtaaaataattaaaaatttacATATTATTTTTTGAACAGCAGCAAAActcaaattaataaaaaaaaaagctaGATATGAGCTAGCAAAAAAGTACAAAATTAAGGCATTACCGGATTTCTCATCCAATCAATCCAACTAACACAGGCCTTAAAGTTTCGAAAAGAAAACCACCGAAAAGACAAATCAACAATAGTATCATACAAGAAATGCTTTTTAAACTTATTAGGGCTAAAGATGACACCATTCCTATACGACCAAATCACCCATAAACTCACCATGCAAATCGACTCCAATATAGGTCGGTTCCTATGAATAATCAACGAAGAATCAAGCCAATCAAGCATTTCTGCAACACCAGGGTCAATAGGAAACAAAACATCAACCACAACCCTATTCTCCTCCAAATCCGACGAGCCACCTCACACACTGGAAAAAGAGATGCATAACACTTTCTTCCATAGACTGACAAATAGGTCATAGAATAGAATCCAACTCTACACATCTATCCAATAGAACCGATCGAACAGGGATTCTATTTAATCTCAATCTCCACAAAAAATGTTAACTTTAATTGGGACATTCCGATTCCATCTAGTCCCCCCTCCACTAACCGGGAGAGAAAGAGAATCAATATACCTTCTCATGGAACTAATAGAAAACACCCCACTTGGATCAAGACTCCAGGACCTCCTGTAGGGGATGGAAATCAACTGAAAAGGAGTTAAAATCTGCATAAAACTCTCTAATTGCTCAACTTCAACTCCTCCTCTAATGCCACACCTCTAAGAGAAATTCCACCCACTAGATGTCTAAAAATCCGAGACCAACCTATCTTTCAGAAAGGATAACGAAAACAGCCTATGGAATTGCGTTTTAAACAACATGTCTCCACGCCACACATCCTCCCAAAACCGAGCCACATACCCGTCACCTACAACAGTCGAAATTCATTCGGAATCTAAGACATTCTGACTTTCCATCTTCTTGATACAATCCACAATTTTCTGCCAAACTCCCATACCTCCTAAAGGCCGCGAATTATGAGTCAAATCCCCATAATCACCATGTAACCCTTTAATGAGCCTCACCCATAAAGACGACTGTTCATGAAGAAACCGCCACTTCCATTTAACAAGAATAGCCTGGTTAAACGCATCCAAACTACCAACCTCTAAACCACCTTTATCCCTATAATTAAGGATAATATCCCATTCGACCTAATGAATACATCTTTGATCTTCCTCTATACCCCAAAAAAAAAGATCCCTAAAAGACTCCAATCAATGGCAAACTGTAACCGACATGCGGaacaaagaaaagaaataaatccCAAGGCTGCCCAAAACAGATTTAATCAGAGTTAATCGACCACCTATGGAAAGTGTTTTAACTTTCCAATTAGAAAGTCTCTTTTgaaacctatccacaatcacatCCCAGCTACGGATATGGCTCGTAGACCCACCCACCGGAATTCCAAGGTAAGAAAAAGGAAAATTAGCGGCAACACATCCTGTAATAGAAGCAAGAAAAATAACTTCAGACTGATTAACACCAACACCCAACAAACTAGATTTAAAGAGATTAATCTTTAAACTCGAAACCATATAAAAACAACGAAGGATGGTGATAAGATTTCTAACATCACCCTCCTCCCATTTACCCAAAAAACATCATCGACATaaaaaacactactagaaaaacagccttttacgatgcgcaatttATGATACGCAtcgatttacgatacgcaaaagtgtgTGACCTAAAAACAATGTAATCTCTTtataaattttaaggatttaggacGCGTATTTTTgcatgcccttaaattagtgtctaaacaaaaaaaaaacacggagggcgcctataataaaatgtgtgtcgtctgaagatgtcgctttataaattttaatcgAACGCGCGTTCCACCCTTTAATAGCTAGGGGGAAACgaaatcctaaaaaattaaaaaccctgcCTTCCTTTTTCatcctttccctcttgccctaatTTCGGATGCTCCGTCCTCCCCCCTCCCGACATTGGACATTGACTGCCACCTACTTATTCCCTCGCAATTCGACCATCGTTACTTGCCATTCTAGGTCGTCGACATCGATTAAGGCAAGCACGCCACCAACCGACAACCTTCATTCTCTCCTTCTCCTTTtctctgtaaaccctaatccacctcCACCACTATCGAATCTACCTCAAATTACCTCTGACCTTGGCTCACCTCTTTCCGATCGCTGCTAATGAACCTATTTTGTGTTTAATTTGGGAGCAAATCGTGATTTTTTACACCAGAAGCCTAGATGACAGGTCCGACGTGACGCCGTCGCTTGTCTCGCTTGCGAGAGACAACGAGCGGTATGCGAAGCTGATAATTGAAGAAGGCGGAGTCAATCCATTGCTGAAATTGGTGAAAGATAGGAAACCAGAAGTGTGATTTCGCTGTTGTTTTAGCTAGCAACAATACAAACCCCCCTCAATCGGATTCATGCTGTTGTTTTAGCTAGCAACAATACAaacagaaacaacaacaacaacaaatccAATG
This window encodes:
- the LOC111885008 gene encoding uncharacterized protein LOC111885008, producing MVSSLKINLFKSSLLGVGVNQSEVIFLASITGCVAANFPFSYLGIPVGGSTSHIRSWDVIVDRFQKRLSNWKVKTLSIGGRLTLIKSVLGSLGIYFFSLFRMDKGGLEVGSLDAFNQAILVKWKWRFLHEQSSLWVRLIKGLHGDYGDLTHNSRPLGGMGVWQKIVDCIKKMESQNVLDSE